From a region of the Pleuronectes platessa chromosome 22, fPlePla1.1, whole genome shotgun sequence genome:
- the zcrb1 gene encoding zinc finger CCHC-type and RNA-binding motif-containing protein 1 isoform X2: protein MKVVAVIAPLIFMVIPGGASIREEAGTSFVLVPTPGVVILRSDKGAPPLHWSTCPWFSMSGGLAPSKSTVYVSNLPFSLTNSDLHKLLTKYGKVVKVTIVKDKDTRLSKGVAFVLFLDRDSAQNCARAINNKVLFGRTVKASIAVDNGRATEFIRRRNYTDKTKCYECGDTGHLSYACPKNILGEREPPKKKEKKKKKMALKTEHVEEEEEESEEGGEDPALDSLSQAIAVEQAHIEEEEEKRRQTRLSQEANASTSSDSRKPKIKKSAYFSDEEELSD from the exons ATGAAGGTTGTCGCCGTGATAGCTCCTCTGATCTTCATGGTAATTCCGGGGGGCGCCTCCATTCGGGAAGAAGCGGGGACCTCCTTCGTACTCGTACCCACCCCGGGTGTAGTCATCCTCAGGTCTGACAAAGGGGCCCCTCCTCTCCACTGGTCCACCTGCCCGTGG TTTTC gaTGAGTGGAGGGTTGGCACCAAGTAAAAGCACAGTGTATGTGTCCAACCTGCCTTTCTCTCTGACCAACAGTGATCTTCACAAG CTGCTCACCAAATATGGAAAAGTTGTCAA GGTCACAATTGTTAAAGATAAAGACACCCGGCTGAGTAAAGGGGTGGCGTTTGTTCTCTTCCTGGACAGAGATTCGGCTCAGAACTGTGCAAGAGCAATAAACAACAAAGTG TTGTTTGGCAGAACGGTGAAAGCGAGCATTGCAGTCGACAACGGACGAGCGACTGAGTTCATAAGGAGGCGGAATTACACCGACAAGACCAAATGTTATGAATGTGGG GACACAGGTCATCTGAGCTACGCGTGCCCCAAAAACAtactgggagagagggagcccccgaagaagaaggaaaagaaaaagaagaaaatggctCTAAAAACTGAACATGT cgaagaggaagaagaagaaagtgaagaagggGGAGAGGACCCGGCTTTAGACAGTCTTAGCCAAGCTATAGCTGTTGAG CAAGCCCAtattgaggaagaggaggaaaagaggaggcaGACACGTTTGTCTCAAGAGGCGAACGCGTCAACATCATCGGATTCTAGGAAACCCAAGATTAAGAAGAGCGCATACTTCAGCGACGAGGAGGAGCTCAGCGACTAA
- the zcrb1 gene encoding zinc finger CCHC-type and RNA-binding motif-containing protein 1 isoform X1: MSGGLAPSKSTVYVSNLPFSLTNSDLHKLLTKYGKVVKVTIVKDKDTRLSKGVAFVLFLDRDSAQNCARAINNKVLFGRTVKASIAVDNGRATEFIRRRNYTDKTKCYECGDTGHLSYACPKNILGEREPPKKKEKKKKKMALKTEHVEEEEEESEEGGEDPALDSLSQAIAVEQAHIEEEEEKRRQTRLSQEANASTSSDSRKPKIKKSAYFSDEEELSD; encoded by the exons aTGAGTGGAGGGTTGGCACCAAGTAAAAGCACAGTGTATGTGTCCAACCTGCCTTTCTCTCTGACCAACAGTGATCTTCACAAG CTGCTCACCAAATATGGAAAAGTTGTCAA GGTCACAATTGTTAAAGATAAAGACACCCGGCTGAGTAAAGGGGTGGCGTTTGTTCTCTTCCTGGACAGAGATTCGGCTCAGAACTGTGCAAGAGCAATAAACAACAAAGTG TTGTTTGGCAGAACGGTGAAAGCGAGCATTGCAGTCGACAACGGACGAGCGACTGAGTTCATAAGGAGGCGGAATTACACCGACAAGACCAAATGTTATGAATGTGGG GACACAGGTCATCTGAGCTACGCGTGCCCCAAAAACAtactgggagagagggagcccccgaagaagaaggaaaagaaaaagaagaaaatggctCTAAAAACTGAACATGT cgaagaggaagaagaagaaagtgaagaagggGGAGAGGACCCGGCTTTAGACAGTCTTAGCCAAGCTATAGCTGTTGAG CAAGCCCAtattgaggaagaggaggaaaagaggaggcaGACACGTTTGTCTCAAGAGGCGAACGCGTCAACATCATCGGATTCTAGGAAACCCAAGATTAAGAAGAGCGCATACTTCAGCGACGAGGAGGAGCTCAGCGACTAA